A stretch of the Pseudocalidococcus azoricus BACA0444 genome encodes the following:
- a CDS encoding glutathione S-transferase family protein has product MKLYYFPPSPNTRKAHAVAIYLELPLELQLVNLQKNEQCASEFLKLNPTGRTPVLQDGDFILWESTAIMQYLASLLPNTLWPEDWRSRADIMRWQSWQLAHWYPICQPLQYENFVKPLLQLGDPDPHVIEKATEQFHKAAIPLNAHLAERKFLVNDSLTLADFSVASDLTYAIPGRFPLENYPHIRSWYARIEQLPAWEKTVPGGQ; this is encoded by the coding sequence ATGAAACTATATTACTTTCCCCCCTCTCCCAACACGCGCAAAGCTCATGCTGTCGCTATTTATCTAGAACTTCCTCTGGAACTACAGTTGGTGAATTTGCAGAAAAACGAACAGTGCGCGTCGGAATTTCTCAAATTAAACCCTACAGGGCGGACTCCGGTTTTACAAGATGGAGACTTTATCCTCTGGGAATCCACTGCGATTATGCAATATCTGGCGAGTCTACTCCCGAACACGCTCTGGCCTGAGGATTGGAGGAGCCGTGCAGATATTATGCGTTGGCAAAGCTGGCAACTTGCTCACTGGTATCCCATCTGTCAGCCGTTGCAATATGAGAATTTTGTCAAACCCCTGCTGCAACTGGGCGATCCTGATCCCCATGTGATTGAAAAGGCAACAGAGCAATTCCACAAAGCGGCGATCCCACTAAATGCTCATCTGGCAGAACGCAAATTCTTAGTGAACGACAGCCTGACCTTGGCTGACTTTTCGGTGGCCAGTGATTTGACCTATGCCATACCAGGGCGCTTTCCTTTAGAGAATTATCCTCACATTCGCAGTTGGTATGCTCGCATTGAGCAGTTACCCGCCTGGGAAAAAACCGTACCAGGAGGCCAGTAA
- a CDS encoding DUF2752 domain-containing protein: MFDFATAVLSPQEKRTRWGFLGLATFPLIGAVVLNFGLQPGFTICPMLNWTGIPCPSCGLSRSFMALVRGDMHQALSFHAFGPLFFLTFVGIAICMGLELSQNRRLTKTPFHPLTYFATWKYIFLVYLLYYGLRIASLTHIGNFYAHPWQLITQYF, from the coding sequence ATGTTCGACTTTGCCACAGCAGTTTTAAGTCCCCAAGAAAAGCGCACCCGCTGGGGATTTTTGGGCCTGGCGACATTTCCCTTAATCGGGGCTGTAGTTCTCAACTTTGGATTACAACCTGGATTTACCATTTGCCCGATGTTAAATTGGACCGGAATCCCTTGCCCCAGTTGTGGTTTAAGTCGCTCGTTTATGGCCCTAGTCCGGGGAGATATGCATCAGGCTTTGAGTTTTCATGCCTTTGGCCCGCTATTTTTCCTCACCTTTGTGGGTATTGCCATTTGCATGGGCCTGGAGTTGAGCCAAAATCGCCGCTTAACTAAAACTCCATTTCATCCTTTAACCTATTTTGCAACCTGGAAATATATATTTCTAGTTTATTTACTTTATTACGGATTACGGATTGCGAGCTTAACTCATATTGGCAACTTTTACGCCCATCCCTGGCAGTTAATTACCCAATACTTTTAA
- a CDS encoding HAD family hydrolase gives MAFAPHVCPQPQALIFDMDGVLCDTMAYHLQAWHTYIQRTPALAAVDRAKLQTMGGKRNCELLPELLGRPVSQAEVDELGRKKDAIFRELIAPELTGLAGVLEFLKGAKAAGLKLGLGTSASQENVDLIMAWENLGDFFPVRVTEVDVQQGKPDPQCYLLVAERLGVEPKDCLVFEDAVAGVEAAWRAGMACWGVLTLHSEPELIEKGASACIQDFTDARLGELLPLAQACV, from the coding sequence ATGGCTTTTGCGCCCCACGTTTGTCCTCAGCCCCAGGCCTTGATTTTTGATATGGATGGGGTTCTTTGTGACACGATGGCCTACCATCTACAGGCTTGGCATACCTATATTCAGCGGACTCCGGCCTTGGCGGCGGTGGATCGGGCCAAACTGCAAACGATGGGGGGCAAACGTAACTGTGAGCTATTACCGGAATTATTGGGGCGGCCGGTCAGTCAAGCTGAGGTTGATGAATTGGGGCGGAAGAAGGATGCCATCTTTCGGGAGTTGATTGCCCCAGAGTTAACGGGATTAGCTGGAGTTTTAGAGTTTCTTAAGGGTGCTAAAGCCGCTGGATTGAAGCTGGGCCTGGGGACTTCGGCCAGTCAAGAGAATGTGGATTTAATCATGGCCTGGGAAAACCTGGGGGATTTCTTTCCAGTGCGGGTGACGGAAGTGGATGTGCAGCAGGGAAAGCCGGATCCGCAGTGTTATTTATTGGTGGCCGAACGGTTGGGGGTGGAGCCAAAGGATTGCCTAGTTTTTGAAGATGCCGTGGCCGGGGTGGAAGCAGCTTGGCGGGCCGGGATGGCTTGTTGGGGCGTTTTAACCCTCCACTCAGAGCCAGAATTGATCGAGAAGGGAGCTTCAGCCTGTATTCAAGATTTTACAGATGCTCGCTTGGGGGAATTATTACCCTTAGCCCAGGCCTGTGTGTAG
- the lepB gene encoding signal peptidase I, which yields MTDGGLQPTDKDHADLNLQTTPPEKSEAWWVEVLKTLGLALILAFGIRTFVAEARYIPSGSMEPTLEINDRLIVEKVGYYFHPPHRGDIVVFNPTDTLQAVGFRDAFIKRIIGMPGDTVAIQAGRVLINGQPFPEPYLPNSVFTTIDTCAGMTPFLGQPQTIPPNSYLVLGDNRGNSLDGRCWGVVPRDHIIGRAAFRFWPPSRWSVIPDGNQVEAHQNP from the coding sequence ATGACTGATGGTGGCCTCCAGCCGACAGATAAGGATCATGCCGATTTGAACCTACAAACCACGCCCCCGGAAAAATCTGAGGCCTGGTGGGTTGAAGTTCTTAAAACCTTGGGACTCGCTTTAATCCTAGCCTTTGGGATTCGGACATTTGTGGCAGAAGCTCGCTATATCCCCTCTGGATCAATGGAGCCGACCTTGGAAATTAACGACCGCTTGATTGTGGAAAAAGTTGGCTACTACTTTCATCCCCCCCATCGCGGCGATATTGTCGTCTTTAATCCAACGGATACACTCCAGGCCGTGGGCTTTCGGGATGCTTTTATTAAACGAATTATCGGGATGCCAGGGGATACCGTTGCGATCCAGGCCGGGCGTGTCTTAATTAACGGGCAACCCTTTCCTGAGCCTTATCTACCCAACTCTGTCTTTACCACCATTGATACCTGCGCCGGGATGACCCCGTTTCTTGGACAACCCCAAACCATTCCGCCCAATTCCTATCTTGTCTTAGGAGATAACCGAGGTAATAGTTTGGATGGTCGCTGTTGGGGGGTTGTGCCGCGAGATCACATCATTGGGCGGGCCGCGTTTCGATTTTGGCCCCCCAGCCGTTGGTCTGTAATCCCCGATGGCAATCAAGTGGAGGCCCACCAAAATCCTTAA
- a CDS encoding FGGY-family carbohydrate kinase — MSYYLGLDFGTSGARAIVIDPGQGILHQAQVSHPLNISSASCSLWQTQLDQLLQQIPHDLKGNLERIAIDGTSSTVLICDGQGHPLRDALLYNNNQAGDVLNTLKIIAPADHVVLAATSSLAKLLWLQGQPEFPAARYFLHQADWLGFLLHGQLGISDYHNALKLGYDPAREVYPDWFQHPVLAPLHPFLPKVVAPGTVIAPISSQAATRWQINPTCAICAGTTDSMGAFLASGATALGTAVTSLGSTLVLKLISPIPIQASAYGIYSHRCGDYWLVGGASNCGGAILKEFFTDQELESLSAAINPDIPSELDYYPLPQAGERFPIHDPDLQPRLDPKPEHPQEFLHGLLESLARIEAQGYRLLVSLGASPLKRVYTAGGGAKNGAWTKIRTRVLGVPVQASPQTEAAYGTALLALRGLAAYENLAQKLPASPLKVLGN; from the coding sequence ATGAGTTATTACTTAGGCCTAGACTTTGGCACATCGGGGGCAAGGGCCATTGTCATTGATCCAGGCCAAGGAATTCTCCACCAGGCCCAGGTCAGTCATCCCCTCAACATCAGTTCCGCATCCTGTTCACTGTGGCAAACTCAACTGGATCAGCTATTGCAGCAAATTCCTCACGACCTGAAAGGGAACCTGGAACGAATCGCCATTGATGGGACTTCCAGTACGGTCTTAATTTGTGATGGACAGGGACATCCTCTCAGGGACGCACTTTTATATAACAACAACCAGGCCGGGGATGTTCTCAATACCCTGAAAATTATTGCCCCTGCCGATCATGTTGTTCTTGCCGCCACCTCCAGTTTGGCCAAGTTACTTTGGCTCCAAGGCCAGCCGGAGTTTCCCGCCGCACGATATTTCCTCCACCAGGCCGATTGGTTAGGATTTTTACTCCATGGCCAACTCGGAATCAGTGATTATCACAATGCCTTAAAACTGGGCTATGACCCGGCCCGTGAAGTCTATCCCGATTGGTTTCAACATCCAGTTTTAGCTCCACTTCATCCCTTCTTGCCGAAAGTTGTTGCCCCTGGAACAGTCATTGCTCCCATTAGCTCCCAGGCCGCAACCCGATGGCAGATTAACCCTACCTGTGCAATTTGTGCCGGAACAACGGATAGTATGGGGGCATTTTTAGCATCTGGGGCCACGGCATTGGGTACGGCTGTCACCTCTCTTGGCTCCACCTTAGTCCTAAAACTCATTAGCCCAATCCCGATCCAGGCCAGTGCTTACGGCATTTATAGTCATCGCTGCGGAGATTACTGGCTTGTGGGGGGGGCCTCTAATTGTGGGGGAGCCATCCTGAAGGAGTTTTTTACGGATCAGGAATTAGAGTCTCTCAGTGCAGCCATTAACCCAGATATTCCCAGTGAATTGGATTATTACCCCCTCCCTCAGGCGGGTGAGCGTTTCCCAATCCATGACCCAGATTTACAACCCCGCCTCGATCCAAAACCTGAGCATCCCCAAGAGTTTTTACATGGCCTGCTGGAGAGTTTGGCCCGGATTGAAGCCCAGGGATACCGGTTATTAGTTAGTTTGGGGGCCAGTCCGCTGAAAAGGGTCTATACCGCTGGGGGTGGGGCCAAAAACGGGGCCTGGACTAAGATTCGCACCCGAGTGTTAGGTGTACCCGTTCAAGCCTCGCCCCAAACCGAAGCCGCCTATGGGACTGCATTACTGGCTTTACGGGGCCTGGCAGCCTATGAAAACTTAGCCCAGAAGTTGCCCGCAAGTCCCTTAAAAGTATTGGGTAATTAA
- a CDS encoding transposase produces the protein IKNIKERRTDYGAINYVTGRLIVKPYSSGNSQNTIQFIKAIRTTYLNQKIMVIWDGAAYHNSDDFRKYLHQVNGDKSEQEWRIYCIKLAPYAPEQNPIEAVWLQVKNFLRKV, from the coding sequence ATCAAGAATATAAAGGAGAGGCGAACCGATTATGGTGCAATAAACTATGTCACAGGTCGCCTAATTGTCAAACCTTATTCGAGTGGAAATAGTCAGAATACTATTCAGTTTATCAAAGCGATAAGGACAACTTATCTGAATCAGAAAATTATGGTGATTTGGGATGGTGCAGCATATCATAACAGTGATGATTTCCGTAAATATTTACATCAAGTCAATGGAGATAAGTCAGAACAAGAATGGCGGATTTACTGCATCAAATTAGCCCCATACGCACCGGAACAAAATCCGATTGAAGCAGTGTGGCTGCAAGTTAAAAACTTCTTAAGGAAAGTGTGA
- a CDS encoding YciI family protein, with product MKYAILVYETEQDFANREILMPAYNAYSQALVAAGVMAGGAALHPSHTGTTVRLQNGQRDVQDGPYADTKEQLGGFFIIDVADLDAALDWAARCPAASNCAVEVRPLLPMN from the coding sequence ATGAAGTACGCCATTTTGGTTTACGAGACAGAGCAAGATTTTGCTAACCGGGAAATCCTCATGCCTGCTTACAATGCCTACTCACAGGCTCTTGTAGCGGCAGGGGTCATGGCAGGAGGTGCGGCACTCCATCCTAGTCACACAGGCACAACCGTTCGTCTCCAAAACGGACAACGGGATGTGCAAGATGGCCCTTATGCCGATACCAAAGAGCAACTGGGTGGCTTCTTTATTATCGATGTCGCTGATCTAGATGCAGCATTGGATTGGGCCGCACGCTGTCCCGCCGCAAGCAACTGTGCTGTGGAAGTCCGACCTCTATTACCCATGAATTAG
- a CDS encoding RNA polymerase sigma factor: protein MDAHQAAELAARNSYGRLIAYLAARSQDIGAAEDALGDAFLAALKTWSESNIPENPEAWLLVTARNRLIDTARRSQVQNLALHVLAESVLEDQSGRALEDVAFPDNRLKLLFVCAHPAIDTSLHTPLMLQTVLGLNAAQIASAFLVAPATMGQRLVRAKAKIRDAGIGFELPTVEELPLRLSAVLEAIYVAYTTGWETVAGSDPGYRGLTTEAIWLARLCVQLMPAEPEARGLLALMLYCEARSEARCDDLGGYVPLLQQDMTLWSQPMIDEAEWELAHAATFKQLGRFQLEAAIQSLHAQRMVTQQIDWHALALLYEGLIQLSPTLGALVSYAAAIVETQGLDRGLQLLETLPPEGVKNYQPYWALKAHLLKWLGHQSAAQQAYSRAIGLTENSAIREFLLAQSFRLDA, encoded by the coding sequence ATGGATGCACATCAAGCAGCAGAATTAGCCGCACGCAATTCCTATGGTCGTCTTATTGCTTATTTGGCGGCGCGATCGCAGGACATTGGGGCGGCAGAAGATGCCCTTGGCGACGCTTTTCTGGCTGCCTTAAAAACCTGGTCAGAGAGCAACATCCCTGAAAATCCTGAAGCATGGCTGCTCGTAACAGCGCGGAATCGATTGATTGATACCGCGCGGCGCAGCCAAGTTCAAAATCTCGCCCTCCATGTTCTGGCAGAATCAGTGCTGGAAGACCAATCTGGCCGTGCTCTAGAAGATGTTGCCTTCCCTGATAATCGTCTGAAATTACTCTTTGTCTGTGCCCATCCTGCCATTGATACATCGCTCCATACGCCTTTGATGCTGCAAACGGTTCTTGGTCTAAATGCGGCTCAGATTGCCTCAGCCTTTTTAGTCGCACCCGCCACAATGGGGCAACGACTCGTGCGGGCAAAGGCAAAAATTCGAGATGCAGGCATTGGCTTTGAATTACCCACGGTAGAGGAATTACCGTTGCGGTTGTCCGCGGTGCTGGAAGCCATCTATGTCGCCTACACGACGGGGTGGGAGACGGTGGCTGGCAGCGATCCAGGATACAGGGGACTCACAACAGAAGCAATCTGGTTAGCGCGCCTATGTGTTCAACTAATGCCGGCAGAACCAGAAGCACGAGGACTGTTGGCACTAATGCTCTACTGTGAAGCCCGCAGTGAAGCTCGTTGCGATGATTTGGGTGGCTATGTGCCTTTGCTACAGCAGGATATGACTCTCTGGTCACAACCGATGATCGATGAAGCCGAGTGGGAATTGGCTCATGCGGCCACGTTTAAGCAATTAGGACGCTTTCAGCTTGAAGCAGCCATCCAATCCCTACACGCCCAGCGTATGGTAACTCAGCAAATTGATTGGCATGCACTGGCATTGCTATATGAGGGTTTGATTCAGCTTTCACCGACTCTAGGGGCATTGGTGAGCTATGCTGCGGCGATTGTCGAAACGCAAGGATTAGACCGTGGCTTACAACTACTCGAAACACTCCCTCCCGAAGGCGTGAAAAATTACCAACCCTATTGGGCTCTGAAAGCTCACTTACTCAAGTGGTTAGGGCATCAATCTGCCGCTCAACAAGCCTATTCGAGGGCGATCGGTTTGACAGAAAACTCGGCTATACGCGAGTTCCTTCTGGCTCAATCTTTTAGATTGGATGCTTGA